In a single window of the Streptomyces cinnabarinus genome:
- a CDS encoding NAD-dependent epimerase/dehydratase family protein: protein MTARSISNPRSEDEMVKPARDGVLRVLRAARDAGVRRVVLTSAIGAVAYGHPDRSTPFTEADWTNVDAGIEPYQKSKTLAERAAWHFVETEGSGLELTTVNPTGVLGPVLGPDYSPHSA, encoded by the coding sequence TTGACCGCGAGGTCCATCAGCAATCCGCGCTCCGAGGACGAGATGGTCAAACCGGCCCGCGACGGAGTGCTGCGGGTCCTGCGCGCGGCCCGGGACGCCGGCGTACGACGTGTGGTCCTCACCTCCGCGATCGGCGCCGTCGCCTACGGGCACCCGGACCGGAGCACACCGTTCACGGAGGCCGACTGGACGAATGTGGACGCGGGGATCGAGCCGTACCAGAAGTCCAAGACGCTCGCGGAACGCGCCGCCTGGCACTTCGTCGAAACGGAAGGCAGCGGCCTGGAGCTGACCACCGTGAACCCGACCGGCGTGCTGGGGCCCGTCCTGGGACCCGACTACTCCCCTCACTCGGCCTGA